The region CCCCGATGTCATCGTCGAGAACGACGTCCGCGTGATCCAGTTTACCCTTAACGACACGGACAGCCAGGGCGATTTTCGGTTTGACCGCACGTTCAGTACCGATAGTTCGGAGGTACAGTACGAGACGGACAACCAGTTCTACCCACAACTCGCGGCCCTTCTCACGGAGCGGACGGTGGACGAAGGCGTCGTGCTGCTCTACGTTTCCGACGTGCTCAACGAGAACGGCCTCCGCCGCAGCGGGTGGACGGCGCTCCCGCTCGCCCTCGGCTTCGACGTGGACTCGCCGACGGGGAACGAGCCCGATGGCTTCGTCGATTACGTCCTCACAACGACGTACACCTTCGACGTGAACCAGCTGTTCGTGAACCTCGTGGCCTCAGACACGGCGACGATCGGCTTCCTCCAGGACACGCAGGAGTTTCTCTCGAACCTCGAAGACATCCGATTCCGGCTCGTCGCGATCCCCGGTGGTGGGTTGAACCGGGGCCTCGACTACTCCGACTACGAAGCGGTGAAGCAGGCGTACAACCTGCCCGACTGACCGCGCTGCGGGACGAACACGAGAGCGCCGCCTCCGCTTCGGGGGCGGCGCTCTCTGTACGAACGGCCGTCGTCCCGGCGTTCGTTCTAACAGAGGAACAGCGATTTGTACCCCCTGTACCAGCCCTGTCGAATGACCGTGAGCCCTATGCCCGTCCGCCTCCTCGTCCGCCGCGTCGCCCTCCTGCTCGTGCTGTGCGCCGCCGGCATGGCGCCTGCTTCGGCGCAGCGCGCGGTCCTCGAAGACCCCGTCTTCAAAGCCGAGGCCCGGCGCGGGCTCGACCACCTCTACAACATGGAGTTCGACGAGGCCGAGCGCGTCTTCGACCGGCTCGCGGCGCGGACGCCGGACCACCCCGTTGCCCCGTTCCTCCAGGCCCTCGTCCCGTGGTGGCAGATCCTCATGGACCTCTCTGACACGAGCCACGACGACGCCTTCTTCGACGCGATGGACGAGGTGATCGACCGCTCCGATCGCCTGCTCCGCCGCGACGGCGACAACCTCGACGCGAAGTTCTTCAAGGGCGCCGCGCTCGGCTTCCGGGGCCGGCTCCAGTCCAACCGCCGCCGCTGGCTCAAAGCCGCCCTCGATGGGAAGCGCGCGATGGACTACGTGCTCGACGTGGCCGACGAGGACCCGCGCAACGCCGACTTCGTCTTCGGCAAGGGGATCTACGACTACTACGCCGCCGCCGTGCCCGAGCGGTATTCGTGGAGCAAGCCGTTCGTGGCGATGTTTCCGTCCGGCAGCAAGCCGCGTGGGCTCGCCGCGATGCACCGGACGTTCCGCGAGGGCAGCTACCTCCAGGCCGAAGCCGCGTACTTCCTCCTCCAGATCTACTACCTCTACGAGAGCGACTACGCCAAGAGCCAGCAGTTCATCCGTTGGCTCCGCACCAACTACCCGGACAATGCGTTCTTCCACGCGATGGAGGGCCGCATCTACGCCCGCTTCGGCGATCTCGAACGGTCCGACGACGTGTTCAAGACGGTGATGCGGCGGTACGGGCTCCGCGACACCGGTTACAACGACGCCATCGCCGAGCAGGCGCTCTACTACCTCGGCCGTGCCGAGCAGACGCGGCAGAACTACGGGCAGTCGCTCGCCCATTTCTACCGGCTGGAGCAGATCGCTGATGCGCGCCCGCAGCAGAGCGCGTTCAAAACGCTCGGCCGTCTCCGGCAGGGGATGTCGCACGACGCGCGCGGCGAGCGGCAGAAGGCGTTGCAGCGCTACCGTGAAGTGCTCCGGCTCAACGATTTCTCCGGATCGCACGACCGCGCCCGCCGTTACATCGAGACGCCGTACGGACGGGGCTCCGTGGACAGCGGGTGACCCAAAGGATCGAAAGAGCCGACGAGCGGAAGGGATCATAGACCACTGACGACAGACAACGGACCGCCACCATGTTCTTCCGCTATTCCGAGTGGGACGAGAGCCGCCACGGGCAGAACCAGCCCACGTTCGATAAGCTTTTCGATCTCTTCCAGCAGCTCCTCTATCACACCGGCGGCGACGCCGACGAAGCCCTCCGCTGGCTCACCCAGCTCGACAACAAGTACGGGCTCGGCGACAATGAGATGGGCATCGGCGACTTCATCGAGGAGTTGCAGAACCGCGGCATCATCGAGCGCGACGAGCAGACGGGCGTCACGCAGATCACGGCGAAGGGGGAGCGCGGGCTGCGGCAGCGTTCGCTCGAAGACATCTTCTCCCACCTCCGCAAGAGCGGGCGCGGCGGCCACAAAACGCCCCACGCCGGGGCCGGCGACGAACGCCTCCCCGAGACCCGACCCTATTCGTTCGGCGACGACATCCAGAGCCTCGACGTCACCGGCACGCTCTCGAACGCCTTCCGCCGCTCCGGCCTCGGCGATTTCTCCCTCTCCGAAGACGACTTCCAGGTCTACGAGACCGACCACCACACGAGCGTGGCGACCGTCCTGATGATCGACCTCTCGCACTCGATGGTGCTCTACGGCGAGGACCGGATCACGCCCGCGCGCAAGACCGCGATGGCGCTCGCCGAGCTCATCATGACGCGCTATCCGAAGGACACGCTCGACATCGTCGCGTTCGGGAATGAGGCGTGGGAAGTGGCGGTGAAGGACCTGCCGTACCTCCAGGTCGGCCCATTCCACACGAACACGCGGGCCGGGTTGGAGCGCGCCCGCACGATCCTCCGCCGCCGGAAGAACCGGAACAAGCAGATCTTCATGATCACCGACGGCAAGCCGAGCGCGCACTTCGAGGCGGGCCGGCTCTACAAGAACTCGTACGGGCTCGACCGGAAGATCGTGAACAAGGTGCTGGACGAGGCCGCCATCTGCCGCCGCGAGCGGATCACGATCACGACGTTTATGATCGCGCGCGATCCGTATCTCCAGAACTTCGTCCGCGAGATGACCGAGACGAACCAGGGCCGCGCCTACTACGCCGGGCTCGACGACCTCGGCGGGTTCATCTTCGAGGACTACGTCCGCAACCGCCGCAAATTCACGCGGTGAGACGTCTCCGAGTCGAGGCCGCTGGAGGATTCCTATGAGACCGGACATCCGTCCCGAGCGAGCCGAGGACGCCGCCGCCGTCCGGCGCGTCAACGATGCAGCGTTCGCCCGACCGGACGAGGCTGACCTCGTAGACCGGCTCCGCGAGCGGGTGCCGTCGTACCTCGCCCTCGTCGC is a window of Rhodothermales bacterium DNA encoding:
- a CDS encoding VWA domain-containing protein, with translation MFFRYSEWDESRHGQNQPTFDKLFDLFQQLLYHTGGDADEALRWLTQLDNKYGLGDNEMGIGDFIEELQNRGIIERDEQTGVTQITAKGERGLRQRSLEDIFSHLRKSGRGGHKTPHAGAGDERLPETRPYSFGDDIQSLDVTGTLSNAFRRSGLGDFSLSEDDFQVYETDHHTSVATVLMIDLSHSMVLYGEDRITPARKTAMALAELIMTRYPKDTLDIVAFGNEAWEVAVKDLPYLQVGPFHTNTRAGLERARTILRRRKNRNKQIFMITDGKPSAHFEAGRLYKNSYGLDRKIVNKVLDEAAICRRERITITTFMIARDPYLQNFVREMTETNQGRAYYAGLDDLGGFIFEDYVRNRRKFTR